Genomic DNA from Planktomarina temperata RCA23:
CGCGGACCCTGGCAGGGAAATAACGGTTTGCTATTTTGCAACTTAATTTGCAAGCTGGTGGAGGTTTCCAATGTGTTCAATTGGGAGCGTTTAATCTATGAAAAAGGGGCGCGATCCAGATGGCCAGTCAGTTATTTTCACCCATTACTCTGGCCGGCATTGAGCTGCGCAACAGGATCATTGTGGCGCCCATGTGCCAATATAGTGCCGATGAGGGCGCCGCGACGGATTGGCATTTGATGCACCTGGGGCAATATGCGGTCTCTGGCGTTGGCTTGATTATTACCGAAGCGGTGGGCGTAGACATGGCGGGCCGGATTTCACCGGGCTGTTTGAGCCTTTGCACAGATGCGCAGGAAGCCAGTCTGAAACGCGTCGTCGATTTTTGTCAAACATTTGGCAACACCACGATGGGCATTCAGTTGAGCCATGCGGGCCGCAAGGGCTCGACCGATCTGCCTTGGCTCGGGGGCAAGCCAATTCCTGCCTCCGACCCAAGAGGCTGGGCCACCGAGGCCCCATCGGCCACGCCCTATGCACCTGTTGGCTGGGAGACTCCAGCGGCCCTAGATGAGGCGGGGCTGGCTCGGATCAAGGCGGCCTTCGTTGATGCGGCTGTTCGGGCTGATCGTATTGGGTTTGAGGTGGCTGAGTTGCATGCGGCGCATGGGTATCTTTTGCATCAATTCCTGTCCCCCTTGAGCAATCTGCGCACTGATGCCTATGGCGGCAGTTTGGAAAAAAGAATGCGCTTTCCGCTGGAGGTTTTTGACGCTGTGGCCGCAGTTTGGCCCAAGCATAAAGCCCTTGGCGTGCGCTTTTCCGCGACAGATTGGGTGGCGCGTTCCAGCTGGGATATCGCAGAATCCACCCAATTCGCAGCGGCATTGAAAGCGCGTGGCTGTGACTTTATCGACGTCTCAAGCGCGGGCAATTCGCCCGAGCAAACTATCGAGGTTGGGCCCGGTTATCAGACGGGATTTGCCGCGGAGATTCGCCGCCAGACGCAAATGCCGACGATGGCTGTTGGGCAGATCACCGAGCCGCATCAGGCAGAGGCGGTGATCCGTTCAGGGCAGGCCGATATGGTGGCTCTCGCGCGCGGCATGCTCAACAACCCGCGTTGGGCCTGGCATGCAGCAGAAGCCTTGAACGCCGAGGCCGCCTACGCGCCGCAATATATGCGCTCCAACAAAGCATTGCGCGGCCTGCCCATACCGGGCAACCCGCCTGTTGCGGTGAAAACGTAAAAGCCGCGCGCCAGGTTTGGCCCAGGTTCGGCGAGGCCTAAAACTGGAGCTGCACTTTCATCGCCTGGCTGCGGTCGCTGGCGGTCGTGAAAGCTTGCACGGCTTCGCTGACTGGGAAGCTATGGGTGATGAGGTGATCCACGGTGATTGCGCCAGATTGCATCAGCTTGACGGCGGTGAAAAACTCCTCATGGAAACGAAATGAGCCCCGCAGAGTGATCTCTTTGGCGGTCAGCGCCTGCATCGGCACGGTCATATCGCCGCCGAGCCCCAGCTGAACCAAGATGCCACGCGGCCGCAAACAGGCCACGCCCGCAGCCAGTGCCGCCGGCGCGCCAGAGCATTCTAAATGCACGTCCACCTGGCCTTTGTCTGCTTGAAACTCCTCCAAAGCTTGTGGATTTATTGCTGTATTGAGCGGGGTATCAGCGCCACAAAGCTGGGCCATAGTGAGGGTGTAATCGGATAGATCGGTTGCGATGACGCGCGCGGCGCCGGCGTGGCGGGCTGCCAAAATACACAGCGCACCGATTGGGCCACAGCCGGTGATCAGCACCGTTTTGCCGGTCAAATCCCCAGCCTGCGCAACGGCGTGGAGGCACACGGCCAGAGGTTCCGCCATGGCGGCCTGTGCCGCTGACAACCCGTCTGCTGGGGCGCATTGGGCCGCGCTGACGACCAGGTGCTCTTGAAAGGCGCCTTGGATATGAGGAAAGGGCATGGCGCTGCCGTAAAAGCGCATGTTCAGGCAATGGTTGTGCTGCCCTTTCGTGCAAAAGGCGCAGGAATGACAGGGCCGGGAGGGGGATATGGCCACCAGCTGGCCCTCCTGCAGATCGCCGGTGTCTGTTCCGAGCGCGCCAATTATGCCAGAGACCTCATGGCCCAATACCATCGGCTCGCGCAGTTTGATCGGTCCAAACCCACCATTATGATAATAGTGGAGATCAGAGCCGCAGATGCCGCCCGCCTGCATTTGGATCAACACCTCACCAGCGCCCGGGGTGGCCACCTCTTGTGGTTCAATGCGCAGGTCACCCGCGGCATGGATGACGATTGATGAGCAGCTGTGCAACATTCGTGTTTCTCCAGATGATGTTTCCCCGTAGACTAGAGCTTGAATGAGGAATGCACCAAAGGAAAATGCAATGTCGCTTGAAATGTTCAACTTATCAGGAAAACGCGCGCTGATCACCGGATCCAGCCAAGGCATTGGTTTTGCTCTGGCTCGGGGACTGGCCGGGGCGGGGGCGGAAATTATCCTTAATGGACGCGATGAAGCCAAGCTTGAGGCCGCGCGGCAAGAGCTGGGCGATGAAGGCGCAACTGTGCACTCCCTAGCGTTTGACGCAACAGATCACGAAGCTGTACGGCGTGCAGTGGATGGCTTTGAGGCGGAGGTCGGCGCGATTGACATTTTGATCAACAACGCTGGCATGCAGCATCGCACCGAGTTGCATAATTTTCCACCCGATGCTTTTGAGCGCCTGTTGCAGACCAATATCGCCTCGGTCTTTCATGTCGGACAGGCTGTTGCCCGTCATATGATCGCGCGCAAAGGCGGTAAAATCATCAATATCGCATCCGTGCAGACCGCGCTCGCGCGCCCCGGCATCGCCCCCTATACAGCGACCAAAGGCGCCGTGGGCAATTTGACCAAGGGCATGGCAACCGATTGGGCGCAATATGGGCTCAATTGCAACGCTATCGCGCCGGGCTATTTCGACACGCCTTTGAATGCGGCATTGGTGGCGGATCCAGATTTCAGCACATGGCTTGCCAAACGCACCCCGGCCGGGCGCTGGGGCGCGGTTGAGGAGTTGGTCGGCGCGGCGGTGTTTTTGTCCTCCGATGCGGCGAGCTTCGTCAACGGGCATATCCTTTATGTGGACGGTGGAATTACAGCATCGCTCTAACGCGGGGCTCTCGTGGAAAACACTTGCGAGAGCTCAAAAAATCAATTTACCTATATGTACTTAACTGGGCAGCGGGGTGTCTTCCGGACCCGCCCGGCGCTGAGACATGCGCGTGAAATCCCCGTGAATTTGATGCGCTATGCATCGGTTTTATCTGTAGGAGCCTCTGCGCGCCTGCATATTACGGGAGAAAAATTATGAAGACTGTAGGAGTTGTTGGACTGGGCGATATGGGCAGCGGTTTGGCGAAGAATTTATTGAAACATGGGTTTCAAGTGCAAGGGGCCGATCTTTTGCCCCAGCGCCAAGACGCATTTCGCGCGATGGGTGGGCAGCTTGGTGACTGCCCCGCTGATGTGGGGCGCGGGGCTGATGCGGTCTTTGTGATGGTCATGACGGGAGAGCAGGCGAAAACTGTTATATTTGCGCCTGACGGTCTGCTTGCAACTTTGCCGCAATGCAGTGCGATTGTATTATCAGCGACGATCAAACCTCAGGAAGCGCGCGATATTGGCGCGCAAATGCAAGGCTCTGGGGTGCATTTGATCGACAGCCCGGTCTCAGGTGGATTTCCCGGGGCGCAGGGGGGCAGCCTTACCCTTATGGCCGCCGCGCCACCTGATATTTTGGATCGCTTCCTCCCTATTCTTGAAGCGGTCTCTGCCAATATTCACCGGGTCGGCGAGCGTCCGGGCGATGGGCAGACGGTGAAGGCCTGCCTGCAATCGCTGATCGGTGCGCAATTTTCGGCAACATTTGAGGCGGCCGCTCTGGCGGCAAAGGCTGGCGTGTCAGGGCAGGTGCTGCTTGATGTGTTCTCCACCTCTTCGGCGGGCTGTGGGGTGGTGAACAATGCGCTGGAAAAGATTATTGATCGGCAATTTGAGGGCACGGGCAGTCACATCAATACGATGCATAAGGATCTGACGATTGCTATGGCATTGGGTGAGGCGCTGGGCGTGCCGCTTCATACGGCCGGCTCTGCGATGCAAATTTTTCACGCTGGGAAAGCCAAGTACCCCAATGGCGACAACTGGGTCTGCACAAGGGTCATTGAGGAGATTGTTGGCGCCGAGTTGCACCGCGAGGTGGCGCCATGAAGCTCGGGGTTATTTGCGACGGGATCAGCCGCGATTTGCGCCATGCCGTCGATGTGATGGATGAGTTTGATTTGGACTATGCCGAGCTGCAATATGTTGGCGATACGGAAGTGGGGGATCATACCCCGCAGGAAATCGCGGCGATAGATCAGCTGTTGCGCGATCGCGGCAAGCCGGTCTCTTGCCTGTCGCGGCATATATTCGCCGGCATGAGTGCCGCCAATCGCCCCGGGGATGCGCTACATGTGTCACATATGGATGCGCTCAAGCGGGTGATTGAGATGGCGCATATTGTCGGATCGCCCTTGGTGCGGATCATGACCCAGCGCAAGGAACAAATTTTGTGGGGCAAGAATGGGGCGGAGCGTTGGAACGTCGCCCATGGGGCCTGGGACAGCATGCCCCCCCTGATCGCGCCAGCGGTTGAGCTGGCCAAAGCCGAAGGGGTGGTCTTGGTGGT
This window encodes:
- a CDS encoding sugar phosphate isomerase/epimerase family protein, yielding MKLGVICDGISRDLRHAVDVMDEFDLDYAELQYVGDTEVGDHTPQEIAAIDQLLRDRGKPVSCLSRHIFAGMSAANRPGDALHVSHMDALKRVIEMAHIVGSPLVRIMTQRKEQILWGKNGAERWNVAHGAWDSMPPLIAPAVELAKAEGVVLVVETGNGTLVNSNYTARRLIDELDAKAHLKVLWDPGNNCWCHELAYPDGYETLRGGYLGHIHIKDVKVDTPRALLEVRRMGEGQLAELFAPIAAALRADDYDGVVSFESVYHPGNGDFEAGFRLCIDRFKSLFL
- a CDS encoding NADH:flavin oxidoreductase/NADH oxidase — protein: MASQLFSPITLAGIELRNRIIVAPMCQYSADEGAATDWHLMHLGQYAVSGVGLIITEAVGVDMAGRISPGCLSLCTDAQEASLKRVVDFCQTFGNTTMGIQLSHAGRKGSTDLPWLGGKPIPASDPRGWATEAPSATPYAPVGWETPAALDEAGLARIKAAFVDAAVRADRIGFEVAELHAAHGYLLHQFLSPLSNLRTDAYGGSLEKRMRFPLEVFDAVAAVWPKHKALGVRFSATDWVARSSWDIAESTQFAAALKARGCDFIDVSSAGNSPEQTIEVGPGYQTGFAAEIRRQTQMPTMAVGQITEPHQAEAVIRSGQADMVALARGMLNNPRWAWHAAEALNAEAAYAPQYMRSNKALRGLPIPGNPPVAVKT
- a CDS encoding NAD(P)-dependent oxidoreductase yields the protein MKTVGVVGLGDMGSGLAKNLLKHGFQVQGADLLPQRQDAFRAMGGQLGDCPADVGRGADAVFVMVMTGEQAKTVIFAPDGLLATLPQCSAIVLSATIKPQEARDIGAQMQGSGVHLIDSPVSGGFPGAQGGSLTLMAAAPPDILDRFLPILEAVSANIHRVGERPGDGQTVKACLQSLIGAQFSATFEAAALAAKAGVSGQVLLDVFSTSSAGCGVVNNALEKIIDRQFEGTGSHINTMHKDLTIAMALGEALGVPLHTAGSAMQIFHAGKAKYPNGDNWVCTRVIEEIVGAELHREVAP
- a CDS encoding SDR family oxidoreductase, translated to MSLEMFNLSGKRALITGSSQGIGFALARGLAGAGAEIILNGRDEAKLEAARQELGDEGATVHSLAFDATDHEAVRRAVDGFEAEVGAIDILINNAGMQHRTELHNFPPDAFERLLQTNIASVFHVGQAVARHMIARKGGKIINIASVQTALARPGIAPYTATKGAVGNLTKGMATDWAQYGLNCNAIAPGYFDTPLNAALVADPDFSTWLAKRTPAGRWGAVEELVGAAVFLSSDAASFVNGHILYVDGGITASL
- a CDS encoding L-idonate 5-dehydrogenase; its protein translation is MLHSCSSIVIHAAGDLRIEPQEVATPGAGEVLIQMQAGGICGSDLHYYHNGGFGPIKLREPMVLGHEVSGIIGALGTDTGDLQEGQLVAISPSRPCHSCAFCTKGQHNHCLNMRFYGSAMPFPHIQGAFQEHLVVSAAQCAPADGLSAAQAAMAEPLAVCLHAVAQAGDLTGKTVLITGCGPIGALCILAARHAGAARVIATDLSDYTLTMAQLCGADTPLNTAINPQALEEFQADKGQVDVHLECSGAPAALAAGVACLRPRGILVQLGLGGDMTVPMQALTAKEITLRGSFRFHEEFFTAVKLMQSGAITVDHLITHSFPVSEAVQAFTTASDRSQAMKVQLQF